Proteins found in one Triticum urartu cultivar G1812 chromosome 4, Tu2.1, whole genome shotgun sequence genomic segment:
- the LOC125554122 gene encoding heptahelical transmembrane protein 4-like translates to MASTVTLLRKTAAIRMSDVAAVASSPAATTTMKSLLLEGSKGGGGVAKRCCGRKCELVGYDALPAFLQHNEFILHYYRSEWPLKEALLSAFALHNETINVWTHLIGFFVFLALTVCAATMVPMETSVIHSATSAGLANCTGNGDPMVLMASYSTSGAAVAMQTLLRRNVSVSGETDLAAAAALSLLSGEHGPVERWPFYTYLCGAMFCLLMSSGCHLLACHSEHASYVLLRLDYAGITGLIVTSFYPLVYYTFLCDPFSRTLYLGSITVFGAAAVAVSLLPVFEAPELRWARAALFVCMGASGLVPIVHKMLVFGARPEAVVTTGYEVAMGVLYLAGVLVYATRVPERWMPGRFDLVGHSHQLFHALVIAGAYAHYHAGLVYLSWRDMDKC, encoded by the exons ATGGCTTCCACGGTGACGCTGCTGAGGAAGACGGCCGCCATACGGATGAGCGACGTCGCCGCCGTGGCGTCGTCACCAgcggcgacgacgacgatgaagtcgCTTTTGCTGGAGGGAAgcaaaggcggcggcggcgtggcgaAGAGGTGCTGCGGGCGCAAGTGCGAGCTCGTCGGCTACGACGCTCTCCCGGCCTTCCTGCAGCACAACGAGTTCATCCTCCACTACTACCGCAGCGAGTGGCCCCTCAAGGAGGCGCTCCTCAGCGCCTTCGCGCTCCACAACGAGACCATCAACGTCTGGAC GCATTTGATCGGCTTCTTCGTGTTCCTCGCGCTCACCGTGTGCGCCGCCACGATGGTCCCCATGGAAACCAGTGTGATCCACTCGGCGACATCCGCGGGCCTGGCGAACTGTACCGGCAACGGCGACCCCATGGTGCTGATGGCCTCCTACAGCACCAGTGGAGCGGCCGTGGCAATGCAGACGCTGCTGCGCCGCAACGTGTCCGTCTCCGGCGAGACGGACCTCGCGGCAGCGGCGGCGTTGTCGCTGTTGTCGGGAGAACACGGCCCGGTCGAGCGGTGGCCGTTCTACACGTACCTGTGCGGCGCCATGTTCTGCCTGCTGATGAGCAGCGGGTGCCACCTGCTGGCGTGCCACTCGGAGCACGCCAGCTACGTGCTGCTCCGCCTCGACTACGCCGGCATCACCGGCCTCATCGTCACCTCCTTCTACCCGCTCGTCTACTACACCTTCCTCTGCGACCCCTTCTCCCGGACGCTCTACCTCGGCTCCATCACCGTGTTCGGCGCCGCCGCGGTGGCCGTGTCGCTGCTGCCGGTCTTCGAGGCCCCCGAGCTCCGATGGGCGCGCGCCGCGCTGTTCGTATGCATGGGCGCGTCCGGCCTCGTGCCCATCGTGCACAAGATGCTCGTGTTCGGCGCACGGCCCGAGGCGGTGGTCACCACGGGATACGAGGTGGCCATGGGGGTGTTGTACCTGGCCGGCGTGCTGGTGTACGCCACGAGGGTGCCGGAGAGGTGGATGCCGGGCAGGTTTGACCTCGTCGGGCACAGCCACCAGCTGTTCCACGCGCTTGTCATCGCCGGCGCTTACGCGCACTACCATGCCGGCCTGGTTTACTTGAGCTGGAGGGACATGGACAAGTGCTGA